The following proteins come from a genomic window of Shewanella halifaxensis HAW-EB4:
- a CDS encoding ATP-binding protein gives MPSLNRIILIDTHLPGVVELALDGHTNICGTNASGKTTLQRLVPVFYGEYPSRVVPSTRDSFERWYLPHDSSFIIYEYIKSDGLAYQAVLASAGDGKGVNYRFIAKGFELDDYIKTKQGDSIQCFTMAELGREMKRAGVAVTNLLNTREYRAIIQNDRALLSTGSNRNELRNYARQFSLCEAEHSLRHIEKLAKAVHSKEGKMETIKSMIAAILEEDGVNPPSSRLNPQRVEAWIRESQLIQGFEQIRPEFEKLEQEFDQLLSTEQRLASLRRGYSKDETTEIERQEHHQDLSKALNAQLRQLDDEWKELRDELNLDLSAAKGDVAKCEHELDSIEDQHASFQDADIEQAKLDLEQLPSWRGSLENLTERHKLQTEKHQDIEAAYNARRSKIGEGLNRELENLHQEQDSLRESRDKQREIGRSELAELEAQWRESTEKGQAQFSEQAYQLKVNAAELKVRVDSVTYSEEEKLALAVFDERISRADEEQEACNAKVDRLTSEERKLRAKRDQANESLRVAGIRVTERQSELEELTHILFPQSHTLLEFLRKEATGWENTLGKVINSELLHRSDLHPSLIADKLNAESLEALYGIALDLKAIDAPEYAASEQELRVKHENAKEMLASAKELQAEAEESLVTSNAELDKLLRELTFARTAYKNSRDDLRRLFDDKRAEQEKINLALNERKAASQKQLARIDSDIKQLQGQQQEWLEEQKEQALEARMEKNAYWQEVVGALDSQLNQVKSNIQSRRDHAASEQKACEQWYKNELKSRGVDEAKIVALKAEIRTLESSISKAEQRRSEVLRYEDWYQHTWLKRKPKLQSELSKVKHASLDLEQQLKSKANEVKAKRNELDGERKRSDVVQIEASENLTKLRSVMRKLSELKLPASNDDAQGSLTERLRQGEDQLLKRDSMMGSVKQYVEHFDSVIASKSGSGLSETWERAREESSFVNDKGIRILDYRKLVPQLEQLLNVMVPQSIMALREQGRIFGVDLTAFYDVLADIDRRIASQSARITREVGEELFLDGVSESAVKIRSRISELEFWPELEQFVKAFKRWKADGFNDLPGEDYTNSMRRALDIIGRAALSGGIAKLLEIELRLKEGNSDLVIRTDRQLNESSSHGMAYLILCKFLLAFTRLLRGRAEVTIHWPIDELGTLHHGNVKKIFDACENNNISVLGAFPNPESEVLSLFANRYIINKQTKKLQVVKPQVNPIAEKLNQRRTQEAV, from the coding sequence ATGCCAAGCTTAAATCGCATCATACTTATCGATACTCACCTACCGGGCGTGGTAGAACTGGCGCTGGATGGCCACACCAATATTTGCGGCACTAACGCATCGGGTAAAACCACCTTGCAGCGTCTGGTCCCCGTTTTTTATGGTGAATACCCGAGTCGAGTGGTGCCATCAACCCGTGACAGCTTCGAGCGCTGGTACTTGCCCCATGATTCAAGCTTTATTATTTATGAATATATCAAGTCAGATGGTCTAGCCTATCAGGCGGTACTGGCTTCTGCTGGCGACGGCAAAGGCGTTAACTACCGCTTTATCGCAAAAGGCTTTGAGCTAGACGATTACATCAAAACCAAGCAAGGCGATAGCATTCAGTGCTTTACCATGGCTGAGCTTGGCCGTGAGATGAAGCGCGCTGGTGTGGCGGTGACTAACCTACTCAATACCCGCGAATATCGCGCCATTATCCAGAATGACCGTGCCCTGTTAAGCACGGGTAGTAATCGTAATGAGCTGCGTAACTATGCGCGTCAGTTCTCACTGTGTGAAGCGGAACACTCGCTGCGTCATATCGAAAAGCTGGCTAAAGCGGTGCACTCGAAAGAGGGCAAGATGGAGACGATCAAGTCGATGATCGCGGCCATCCTAGAGGAAGATGGCGTAAATCCGCCAAGCTCACGCTTAAATCCGCAACGGGTCGAAGCCTGGATCCGCGAGAGCCAACTAATCCAAGGCTTTGAGCAAATTCGCCCTGAGTTTGAAAAGCTAGAGCAGGAGTTTGACCAACTGCTTAGCACCGAGCAACGCCTTGCCAGTCTACGCCGTGGTTACAGCAAAGATGAAACTACAGAGATTGAACGTCAAGAGCATCATCAAGACCTCTCTAAAGCCCTTAATGCTCAGCTGCGTCAACTCGATGATGAGTGGAAAGAGCTGCGCGATGAGCTTAACTTAGACTTGTCGGCTGCCAAAGGTGACGTGGCCAAATGTGAGCATGAGCTGGACTCGATTGAAGATCAGCATGCTAGCTTCCAAGATGCCGATATCGAGCAGGCTAAATTAGATCTAGAGCAGCTCCCGAGCTGGCGCGGCAGTTTAGAGAACCTAACTGAGCGTCATAAGCTGCAAACCGAGAAGCATCAAGATATTGAAGCGGCTTACAATGCTCGCCGCAGTAAAATTGGTGAAGGCCTTAACCGTGAGCTAGAAAACTTGCATCAAGAGCAAGATAGCCTACGTGAGTCGCGCGATAAGCAAAGAGAGATTGGCCGCAGCGAGCTAGCAGAGCTGGAAGCGCAGTGGCGTGAGTCGACCGAGAAAGGTCAGGCGCAGTTTAGCGAGCAAGCCTATCAGCTTAAGGTCAATGCCGCCGAGCTAAAGGTGCGTGTCGACAGCGTGACTTACTCAGAAGAGGAAAAGCTGGCGCTTGCGGTATTCGATGAGCGCATCTCTCGCGCCGACGAAGAGCAAGAAGCCTGCAACGCTAAAGTGGATCGTCTAACAAGTGAAGAGCGTAAGCTTCGAGCTAAGCGCGATCAGGCCAACGAAAGTCTGCGCGTGGCTGGTATTCGTGTTACCGAGCGCCAAAGTGAGCTTGAAGAGCTGACTCATATTTTGTTCCCACAGTCGCACACTCTGCTTGAGTTTCTACGCAAAGAGGCCACTGGCTGGGAAAACACGCTCGGTAAGGTGATTAACTCTGAGTTACTGCACCGTAGCGACCTACACCCAAGTCTGATTGCTGACAAACTGAATGCTGAAAGTCTCGAAGCCCTATATGGCATCGCGCTGGACTTAAAAGCCATTGACGCGCCAGAGTATGCAGCTTCAGAGCAAGAGCTGAGAGTGAAGCATGAAAATGCCAAGGAGATGCTGGCTAGCGCTAAAGAGCTGCAGGCCGAAGCCGAAGAGTCCTTGGTTACCAGCAACGCCGAGCTCGATAAACTACTGCGTGAGCTGACTTTTGCCCGCACCGCCTATAAGAATAGCCGTGATGACCTGCGCCGCCTGTTTGATGACAAGCGCGCCGAGCAGGAGAAGATAAACCTTGCACTAAACGAGCGTAAAGCGGCGTCACAAAAGCAACTGGCTCGTATCGACAGCGATATCAAGCAGCTACAAGGCCAGCAGCAAGAGTGGCTCGAAGAGCAAAAAGAGCAAGCGCTTGAAGCGCGCATGGAAAAGAATGCTTACTGGCAAGAAGTGGTTGGCGCCTTAGACAGTCAGCTAAACCAAGTTAAGAGTAATATTCAGAGCCGTCGTGACCACGCTGCAAGCGAGCAAAAGGCCTGTGAGCAGTGGTACAAAAACGAGCTTAAATCTCGTGGCGTCGACGAAGCGAAAATCGTCGCCCTTAAGGCAGAAATTCGCACCCTCGAGAGTAGTATCAGCAAGGCGGAGCAGCGCCGCAGCGAAGTACTGCGTTATGAAGACTGGTACCAACACACTTGGCTTAAGCGTAAGCCTAAGTTGCAGTCAGAGCTCAGTAAGGTAAAACACGCCAGCCTAGATCTAGAGCAGCAGCTAAAGAGTAAGGCCAACGAAGTTAAAGCTAAGCGTAATGAGCTCGATGGTGAGCGTAAGCGCTCGGATGTGGTGCAAATTGAAGCCTCAGAGAACTTAACTAAGCTGCGCAGCGTGATGCGTAAACTGAGTGAGCTTAAGTTACCAGCCAGTAATGATGATGCCCAAGGCAGTTTGACTGAGCGACTACGTCAAGGTGAAGATCAGCTGCTAAAGCGTGATTCAATGATGGGCTCGGTGAAGCAATATGTTGAGCATTTTGACTCGGTTATTGCCAGCAAGTCTGGTTCAGGCTTATCTGAAACTTGGGAGCGTGCCCGTGAAGAATCAAGCTTTGTTAATGACAAAGGCATCCGCATTCTTGATTACCGCAAACTAGTGCCACAACTTGAGCAGCTGCTTAACGTCATGGTACCGCAGTCAATTATGGCGCTGCGTGAGCAGGGGCGTATTTTTGGTGTCGACTTGACCGCTTTTTATGATGTACTCGCCGATATCGACCGCCGCATCGCCTCGCAAAGTGCGCGCATTACCCGTGAAGTGGGTGAAGAGCTGTTCCTCGATGGCGTATCAGAATCTGCAGTTAAAATTCGCTCGCGCATCAGTGAGCTAGAGTTCTGGCCTGAGTTGGAGCAGTTTGTAAAAGCCTTTAAGCGTTGGAAAGCAGACGGCTTTAACGACCTGCCGGGGGAAGATTACACCAACAGCATGCGCCGCGCGTTAGACATTATCGGCCGAGCTGCACTGTCAGGTGGTATCGCTAAGCTGCTTGAAATTGAGCTGCGTCTCAAAGAGGGCAATAGCGATCTGGTTATTCGCACCGATAGACAGCTAAATGAATCATCGAGTCACGGTATGGCGTACCTGATCTTGTGTAAGTTCCTGCTGGCGTTTACCCGTCTGCTACGTGGTCGCGCCGAGGTAACCATTCACTGGCCTATCGATGAGCTAGGGACTTTGCACCATGGTAACGTGAAGAAGATTTTCGATGCCTGTGAGAACAACAATATCTCGGTGCTGGGGGCGTTCCCGAATCCAGAGTCTGAGGTACTGAGCTTATTTGCTAACCGTTACATCATCAATAAACAAACCAAGAAACTGCAGGTGGTTAAGCCTCAAGTTAATCCTATCGCCGAAAAACTTAATCAGCGACGCACTCAGGAGGCCGTGTAA
- a CDS encoding dicarboxylate/amino acid:cation symporter, with protein MKKSLSTRIFIGLFSGLIFGSIIQYFLADISFFSGTIVDLASGAGTMFVNMIMMLVVPLVFVSIVCGVSELKDLNSFGRLGGKTFGFYIINTLVAIFAALGVALLLAPGKGVDMSSGGGVDIVATELPNLVDLIVSIVPSNPITAFGSGNMLQVIFMALLLGGVIKSLGEAAQSAVNGFQVANKIMMKLISVVMQLAPIGVFALMLKLGATLEAAIFGSVVEYLALILSLLLLWIFVVYPFAVSLFTPISAKEFRAKTREQILFSLSTASSNATIPVTMRTLTEKLGVNRSVAGFGVPLGATMNMGGVSIYITIAIFFVANAFGAPIPMEQLPALLFSIFLLSVGAGGVPGGGMVMIGVLIHQMGLPIEAFAIVAALDRLIDMVLTSCNVVGDTAVLTIVDETEKSGDAKLVAAQAQV; from the coding sequence ATGAAAAAATCACTTTCGACTCGGATCTTTATCGGTCTATTTTCAGGGCTAATTTTTGGCTCTATCATTCAATACTTCCTCGCAGACATTAGTTTTTTCTCTGGCACTATCGTTGACTTAGCCTCAGGCGCAGGCACCATGTTCGTTAATATGATCATGATGTTAGTGGTACCTTTAGTTTTTGTTAGTATCGTTTGCGGCGTGAGTGAGCTTAAAGATCTCAACAGCTTCGGCCGCCTAGGCGGTAAAACATTCGGCTTTTACATCATCAACACCTTAGTGGCGATCTTCGCGGCATTGGGCGTGGCGTTATTGCTCGCTCCTGGTAAGGGCGTTGATATGTCTAGCGGTGGCGGTGTCGATATCGTCGCAACGGAGCTACCTAATCTTGTCGATTTGATTGTGAGTATCGTACCGAGCAACCCGATTACCGCATTTGGCTCGGGTAACATGCTACAAGTTATCTTTATGGCACTGTTACTCGGTGGCGTGATTAAATCTCTTGGTGAGGCGGCGCAAAGCGCGGTAAACGGCTTCCAAGTGGCAAACAAGATCATGATGAAGCTGATAAGTGTAGTGATGCAGCTAGCGCCAATCGGTGTATTTGCACTGATGCTAAAGCTTGGTGCGACACTAGAGGCGGCGATATTTGGCAGCGTGGTTGAATACCTAGCGCTGATCTTAAGCCTATTATTACTGTGGATTTTTGTGGTCTACCCATTCGCCGTTAGTCTATTTACTCCTATATCGGCAAAAGAGTTTCGCGCTAAGACTCGTGAGCAAATTTTGTTTTCACTGTCGACTGCTAGCTCAAATGCGACCATTCCAGTGACTATGCGCACCCTAACCGAGAAGCTCGGTGTTAATCGCTCTGTTGCAGGCTTTGGCGTACCGCTCGGCGCGACCATGAACATGGGCGGCGTATCGATTTATATCACTATCGCTATCTTCTTTGTGGCTAACGCATTTGGCGCGCCAATTCCGATGGAGCAGCTACCCGCATTGTTATTTAGTATTTTCTTACTGTCAGTCGGCGCTGGTGGCGTACCTGGCGGCGGCATGGTGATGATTGGTGTGCTTATCCATCAGATGGGGCTACCTATCGAAGCGTTCGCAATTGTGGCAGCCCTAGACCGCTTAATCGATATGGTGCTGACTTCTTGTAACGTCGTGGGTGACACTGCAGTACTGACTATTGTTGATGAAACAGAAAAGAGCGGCGACGCTAAGTTAGTCGCAGCGCAGGCTCAAGTATAA
- a CDS encoding condensin complex protein MksE: MSQATETTIVGTSALIERLLKGQFICRTTDEDGWRALKSPSTREHVEQYLNQINRTIGSAGEGEVFFCGYQQLGDSERKVISSQFKDICNALIPLVEWLVLVQEGSGQDAPLSEGVAVRLTELQTRIEDTPAFREQLAKISHYRLFGSTSTNVDAQIKLVFKRLVELGYLTRPNSEKQIYIATGKLDYLYEVIRFIDETEGLSLEAQAETATQRDLI, encoded by the coding sequence ATGAGCCAAGCAACCGAAACCACTATCGTTGGCACTAGCGCCCTTATTGAACGTTTGCTTAAAGGTCAGTTTATCTGTCGCACTACAGATGAAGACGGCTGGCGCGCACTGAAAAGCCCCTCGACTCGTGAACATGTTGAGCAGTATCTGAATCAGATCAACCGCACCATCGGCTCGGCAGGCGAAGGTGAAGTGTTCTTCTGTGGTTATCAACAGCTAGGTGATAGCGAGCGTAAGGTGATCTCATCGCAGTTTAAAGATATCTGTAACGCGCTTATTCCGTTGGTGGAGTGGTTAGTGCTGGTGCAAGAGGGCAGTGGTCAAGATGCGCCGCTATCTGAAGGCGTCGCCGTGCGTTTAACTGAGCTGCAAACCCGTATCGAAGATACCCCTGCGTTTCGTGAGCAGTTAGCAAAAATCAGTCATTACCGCCTATTTGGCTCTACCAGTACTAACGTGGATGCCCAGATAAAGCTGGTATTTAAACGCTTAGTGGAGCTGGGTTATCTGACTCGTCCCAACAGCGAGAAGCAAATTTATATCGCCACCGGTAAGTTAGATTATCTGTATGAGGTGATCCGCTTTATCGACGAGACCGAAGGCTTAAGTCTTGAAGCGCAGGCCGAGACCGCAACTCAAAGGGATCTGATCTAA